From Triticum aestivum cultivar Chinese Spring chromosome 7B, IWGSC CS RefSeq v2.1, whole genome shotgun sequence:
GGGGTCATCGTTGGAGTGGAGATAGATGGATGGACGGAGtgcgccatggggggggggggtaggagcaCCGCCCCGGCGAGTGGGATCTGGTCTAGCCGGTTGGCTTTCATCGGCATGGCGTGTGCTTTGGTCGCTCGTGGAGAGAGAAAGAGCTGGGGAGGAAGAAGAGCGGTTGGCATATGGATAAGGCCGTAGATGCTTGGctaggaaagagggaaagagggtGTTGCATGTGGGCCTGGATGCGTGGACGAGCGACTTGGCGCAACAAGGAAAAACGGATCGCACGCCCCATGCGCGACCGGCGGAAGACTCAGCCAGTGCGCCGGGTATAAACGTTTCCCAAAGTGAAAAGGAACAATGCAAGCTGTAAGGCGGTTCTATACGTGCACGCCatgatatatattttttgtcagtgTTAACAACCACTCCCTATTCATGGTGGGGCGGCGTGGTTCCAGTGAGGCTGAAATGTGCGTATGCGACGCATGGCTTGATGCCGGAGGCTGGGCTGCGCAAGACCCGCTGTTAAACCCCATCGTCTTGCACACATCAGGCATCCACCTCAAAGTGCATCCACCTCCGTTCGACTGTGGTATAGGCCATGGCAGCCGCAGCAGCGGGTGAGAACAGCAGGTTAACTAGGGTGAGAAAGAAGGGGGATGGCAAGTTCACCGCAGTTATGAAGCACCCGGTGACGAAGACATTGTTGTGGCTGGGGACGTACCAGTCCCCTGAGGTCGCCGCGTGCGCCTACGACCTCGCGGCTAGGGAGCTGAAGGGCACAAAGGCAAAGCTCAACTTCCCCTACCCTCCGCCGGCCAAACTGGTAATGGAGGTGATTGCTGCACCGAGGCACCGCAGCCGCGGTCACGACGCACATGCACCACTCTTTCAGGTTGTTAAATTTTCACTGGACCCCACagcaccgcctccaccaccgcccaAGCTGGTAGTTTACTTTTCCTTCCACTTTGAAGCGCCCGCTAGAGACACCCCACCGGTGCCTGCATACCCGTTCCTGCACATCCCGCTTCCGGCACGTGCACGTCTCAGCCTGCAGCCGGTGCATGTGCACGCACCTGCTCCACAGCCACAACAGTCTATCCAACGGATGCAGATCATGGCGCAGAAGGAAAGCTGCTTAAGCTCCTCAAGGGTCTTAGAGTAATTCTATAGGGATAGGAGAGGCTGTTTAACTTGTACCTCAATTCTATCTCTTCTTCTCCCGTATCTCTCTGTAATGACCTGTTTGGTCTATCTCTCTGATCTCTCTTGATTTCTCTCTGTAACTTGTGTACCAAGGCTTTTGCCCAATATATACAATacggcccgagacaaagggttctaTACTTCCCAAATACTTTCACATGGTAACAGAGCCTCTTCCTCATTAGATTCAAAGAGATCGCATCTAGCTACCTTTGTGACAGAGATCATGTCTACCACCTCCGCCATGTCACCCAGCACCATGGGCGcaatcaccaccacctcctcctccacctttGCCTCCCCATCCACAGCCACCCGTACCTTCCACGGATCGCCACCACGGGAGAAGCTGACAAGGGGGAACTCACTGCTATGGAAGGCCATCGTGCTGCCACAGATAAAGGGTGCTCAGATGGAGCACTACCTCGATGAGAAGAGCCCGCCACCGCCGGCCACTCTCACCATCACCAAGGACAGCAAAGAAGAGCAAGTCATCAACTTTGCACGAACTCTCTAGTATGCACAGCAGCAACAAGTTCAAGGGTACTTGATGGGTTCCTTTTCCCGCGAGATCCTTTCACAGGTTGGCACGCTCCAGAAGCCGGGCGAGGTGTGGCGCGCCATCAATGAAATGTTCGCTACTCAGAGCCAAGCACAGGCGATCAACACCCGCATCGAGCTCACCAACCTAAAATTAAAAAGTAACATGGCCATGGCAGAGTACCTTGGCAAAATCAAGAGCCTCACCGATGAAGTTGCGTGCACCGCTGTGGCACTCTCCGATCCTGAGATCATACGTCTCCAAGATCCTTGCTGGCCTCGACATGGATTACAATCCAGTCGTCTCTGCTCTTGCTCCATGGGTGGAACCCCTCACGGTTCCAAAGCTGCATAGCCAGCTGCTCAGCTTTGATGCCcgcctcaccctcctccatggcggcGATCTACGGCAATCTTCTGCATACTCCCCTTAACAGGGTCGCGGCCGTGGCCATGGTCACCAGGGCGCCAACCATGGTGGTGATCGCGGACGTGGCGCTTCTTCGGGCGATGGTGCCCGCTCTGGTGGTGGCTACGTCAACAACAATGAGGGTGGCGGCTACGGCACCAACAATGGGGATGGCGGCTTCAACTCCAACAATGGCCGCCTCAACTCTTCATCACGTGGCCACCCTCATTGTCAACTCTGCAAGAAGGCCGGTCATGAGGTCATTGATTGCTGGCATCGGTTTGATGAAAATTTTGTCCCCGATGCTCGTTTGGTTGTAGCCGCTATGCGCGAGCAAGGAGGGGATGGCATCTGGTATGTCGACTCTGGTGCTAGGGACCACGTCACCAATGAGCTAGAGCAGCTTGCCCTTCGCGAGACATATCACAGCAGTGACCAGATCCACACCGCTAGCGGCAGAGGTATGGATATTTGTCATATTGCTCAAGCTTCACTTAATTCCCCTAATCTTCAAAGTGATCTAGTTCTTAGGGATGTTCTCCATGTTCCACAAGCTGACAAAAATCTTTCCTCTATGTCTCGTTTAGCCACCGATAACaatgtcttctttgaaactcaccctcgttaTTTTTTTCAtcaaggatcgggcaacgagggcACTTCTCTACCACAGTAGATGCATTGGAGGACTCTACCCCATCTCACCTGAAGCACTTAGCCTCAAGCGTCATCACGTCTACTCCGTCATCACGCCCTCTTTGGCAcggtggcatcaaagattaggacatccCTCATCAATCATAGTTAGGCAAGTAGGTAATAAAGACAATCTTCCTTTGTCACATAGTTCAAATAGTGAGTCTATTTGTGAAGCCTGTCAATGTGCCAAGAGCCATGAGCTTCCTTATCCTAAGTCCACTACTGTGTCTCATGCTCCCTTAGAGCTTATTctcagtgatgtatggggtcatgccagAGATTCTTTTGGTAGAAAAAAAATACTATGTTAGTTTCATTGATGATTACAGCAAGTTTACATGGATTTATTTGCTTAAGTATAAATCTGAAGTCTTTTCCATCTTCCAAGAATTTCATAAACTTGTTGAGAGACAGTTTGACAGAAAAAATTTATCAGTCTAAAGTGACAGGGGAGGGGAGTATGAGAAACTTTACTCCTTTTTCCGTAGCATTGGGATTACCCACTATGTGTCTTGCCCTCATGCTCATCAGCAGAATGGCTCTGCTGAGCGCAAACACTGTCATATCATTGAAGTTGGTCTCTCTCTTTTAGCTCATGCATCCATGCCCCTAAAGTATTGGGACGAGGCTTTTATCACAGCTACATATCCGATCAATCGCCTTCCCAGTAAGGTTATTATCAACTCCACTCCTTTAGAACGGTTGTATCATCAAAAGCCAGATTACAATTACCTCAAAAAAAAATTGAGTGTGCTTATTATCCCAATTTACGTCCATACAATCGTCACAAGCTTGAGTTTGGCTCGACACAATGTGTCTTTATTGGGTGCAGTAACCTTCATAAAGGATACAAGTGTTTTGAAATATCTACTGGACGCATTTATATCTCTCGTGATGTTATCTTTGATGAGACACTCTTTCCTTTTTCCACACTTCATCCCAATGCGGGAGCTTTGCTTCGTGCGGAAATAGCACTTCTACTAGATTATGCTACACTTCTTGATCACGGGGGTGAATTAACTGATCATGATCA
This genomic window contains:
- the LOC123162342 gene encoding ethylene-responsive transcription factor ABI4-like; the encoded protein is MAAAAAGENSRLTRVRKKGDGKFTAVMKHPVTKTLLWLGTYQSPEVAACAYDLAARELKGTKAKLNFPYPPPAKLVMEVIAAPRHRSRGHDAHAPLFQVVKFSLDPTAPPPPPPKLVVYFSFHFEAPARDTPPVPAYPFLHIPLPARARLSLQPVHVHAPAPQPQQSIQRMQIMAQKESCLSSSRVLEEPLGASSHHLVFKKPKQFIVPVTPSAPTEGTADNFTKLWYFPGAPIV